In one Procambarus clarkii isolate CNS0578487 chromosome 29, FALCON_Pclarkii_2.0, whole genome shotgun sequence genomic region, the following are encoded:
- the LOC123764932 gene encoding nicolin-1 isoform X1, with product MSRETVTFSQSAPSSICVDESALSSRTGCCVITLTFTQPTQIGEITFRNYYTWAVGIHVLRASPTSSANIGGVVGAGLLGGDAGGEVAWAWKDPAAWQVGVKNKVIMPHPHTETASHDFVSVTCLECDEVSMAPSTYTFPGQSRVDWQDVIGLRLVLRQPSPVWRTFFIEEITAYRELPRLPPFSVPIISQDGQSEKSQQVTPLDRLIQQTRRAMRIQQDESLEGELSGGGYDLGTLQYT from the exons ATGTCGCGGGAGACGGTGACCTTCAGCCAGTCAGCTCCCTCGTCCATCTGTGTTGACGAAAGTGCTCTCTCCTCCCGCACTGGATGCTGCGTCATCACCCTCACCTTCACTCAGCCTACACAG ATAGGAGAGATCACCTTCAGGAACTACTACACATGGGCCGTGGGCATCCATGTGTTGAgggcatctcccacctcctcagcCAACATCGGTGGTGTGGTGGGCGCCGGGCTGCTGGGCGGGGACGCGGGCGGGGAGGTGGCCTGGGCCTGGAAGGACCCTGCAGCGTGGCAGGTGGGCGTGAAGAACAAGGTGATCATGCCGCACCCGCACACAGAGACCGCCAGCCACGACTTCGTATCCGTCACCTGTCTCGAG TGTGATGAAGTGAGCATGGCTCCCAGCACGTACACCTTCCCTGGACAGAGCCGCGTGGACTGGCAGGACGTGATAGGGCTGAGACTGGTGCTGCGGCAGCCCTCGCCTGTCTGGAGAACCTTCTTCATCGAGGAGATCACCGCCTATCGGGAGCTGCCTCGCCTGCCCCCCTTCAGCGTGCCAATCATCTCCCAAGACGGCCAA AGCGAGAAGAGTCAGCAAGTGACGCCGTTGGACCGCCTCATCCAGCAGACGAGGCGAGCGATGCGCATCCAGCAAGATGAATCTTTAGAG
- the LOC123764932 gene encoding nicolin-1 isoform X2 has translation MSRETVTFSQSAPSSICVDESALSSRTGCCVITLTFTQPTQIGEITFRNYYTWAVGIHVLRASPTSSANIGGVVGAGLLGGDAGGEVAWAWKDPAAWQVGVKNKVIMPHPHTETASHDFVSVTCLESRVDWQDVIGLRLVLRQPSPVWRTFFIEEITAYRELPRLPPFSVPIISQDGQSEKSQQVTPLDRLIQQTRRAMRIQQDESLEGELSGGGYDLGTLQYT, from the exons ATGTCGCGGGAGACGGTGACCTTCAGCCAGTCAGCTCCCTCGTCCATCTGTGTTGACGAAAGTGCTCTCTCCTCCCGCACTGGATGCTGCGTCATCACCCTCACCTTCACTCAGCCTACACAG ATAGGAGAGATCACCTTCAGGAACTACTACACATGGGCCGTGGGCATCCATGTGTTGAgggcatctcccacctcctcagcCAACATCGGTGGTGTGGTGGGCGCCGGGCTGCTGGGCGGGGACGCGGGCGGGGAGGTGGCCTGGGCCTGGAAGGACCCTGCAGCGTGGCAGGTGGGCGTGAAGAACAAGGTGATCATGCCGCACCCGCACACAGAGACCGCCAGCCACGACTTCGTATCCGTCACCTGTCTCGAG AGCCGCGTGGACTGGCAGGACGTGATAGGGCTGAGACTGGTGCTGCGGCAGCCCTCGCCTGTCTGGAGAACCTTCTTCATCGAGGAGATCACCGCCTATCGGGAGCTGCCTCGCCTGCCCCCCTTCAGCGTGCCAATCATCTCCCAAGACGGCCAA AGCGAGAAGAGTCAGCAAGTGACGCCGTTGGACCGCCTCATCCAGCAGACGAGGCGAGCGATGCGCATCCAGCAAGATGAATCTTTAGAG
- the LOC123764932 gene encoding nicolin-1 isoform X3: MSRETVTFSQSAPSSICVDESALSSRTGCCVITLTFTQPTQIGEITFRNYYTWAVGIHVLRASPTSSANIGGVVGAGLLGGDAGGEVAWAWKDPAAWQVGVKNKVIMPHPHTETASHDFVSVTCLECDEVSMAPSTYTFPGQSRVDWQDVIGLRLVLRQPSPVWRTFFIEEITAYRELPRLPPFSVPIISQDGQVEREESASDAVGPPHPADEASDAHPAR, translated from the exons ATGTCGCGGGAGACGGTGACCTTCAGCCAGTCAGCTCCCTCGTCCATCTGTGTTGACGAAAGTGCTCTCTCCTCCCGCACTGGATGCTGCGTCATCACCCTCACCTTCACTCAGCCTACACAG ATAGGAGAGATCACCTTCAGGAACTACTACACATGGGCCGTGGGCATCCATGTGTTGAgggcatctcccacctcctcagcCAACATCGGTGGTGTGGTGGGCGCCGGGCTGCTGGGCGGGGACGCGGGCGGGGAGGTGGCCTGGGCCTGGAAGGACCCTGCAGCGTGGCAGGTGGGCGTGAAGAACAAGGTGATCATGCCGCACCCGCACACAGAGACCGCCAGCCACGACTTCGTATCCGTCACCTGTCTCGAG TGTGATGAAGTGAGCATGGCTCCCAGCACGTACACCTTCCCTGGACAGAGCCGCGTGGACTGGCAGGACGTGATAGGGCTGAGACTGGTGCTGCGGCAGCCCTCGCCTGTCTGGAGAACCTTCTTCATCGAGGAGATCACCGCCTATCGGGAGCTGCCTCGCCTGCCCCCCTTCAGCGTGCCAATCATCTCCCAAGACGGCCAAGTGG AGCGAGAAGAGTCAGCAAGTGACGCCGTTGGACCGCCTCATCCAGCAGACGAGGCGAGCGATGCGCATCCAGCAAGATGA